ATCTTGAAACGATTTGCGGTAGACGAAATTTTTCAGCAGTCAGTTCAGCCGGAGACGGAGAAGCCTGAAACAACCTGCTGTCATAGAGGCGATTTCCACCGCTCCAAGCCGCTTTTGCCCCTCAGGACACGTTGTGGGTGCAATCGGAACTCACGCATATCTGCTGACCGGCCTGTGCCCACACACACCACCCCGACGCCGGTCGGCCCGCAAAGGAGGATACCATGCGCTTTGTGCTTTTCAGTTCGATCTTGTGTCTCCTACTCGCTCTGCCCGCCAGCCTGCTGGCACAATCGAACGCCACCCAGGCTCAGCAACCGCCGAAACCGAAAAACGCCACCCGCGTTGCGCCCCGGGAAAAACCCGGTTTCCCCATCCAGGTGGTGCACGAAGACACCGACCACCTTGGCATCGAACTCGCCTACAACATGCGCGACGCCTTCAATCGGTCCAGCCTGTTCAACCTGACCGACGGCAGGAGCAAAAAAATCAAGCTCATCGTCAAAACCAGAGAGGAATTCGCCGACCGGCCGTACATGAGTTCGGTCTACACCCTGATCTGGACCTTTTCCTACGGCGAAGACGTCCTGGCCAACTATCTCGAGACCGAGACCGGCTTCGTGGACTCCCTGTCCGTCGACTCCCTGGCCAAGATCCTCGTGGCCAAAAGCCACGACGTCGCCAGTGAATACGCCTATTTGTTTGAAGAGGATTGAGGGGAAGGAAGAACGTTTTACGTGTTAAGTGTTAAGTTTTAAGTATTAAGAAAGATTGAGGAATTGAGGAATCGAGGAATTGAAGAATTGCAAGACAGAAGACTGAGGACACAAAGACGGTGAACTGAAGGCGTCCGCATCCAAATCGGGGTCGCTATCGGGATCGAAATCGGTCTTTGAGCTATCTGGTATCTGGGACGATGTGCGGGAAGGCTGTACCTGGGTTGTCCATTGTAGGGGCGTGTGGCGCACGCCCTTCCGGCCGCCTCCAAATCGGGGTCGCTATCGGGATCGGTATCAAAATCGATTTTTGAGTTATCTGGTATCAGGTATCTGGTATTTGAGACCGCTCAGGTTTTACGTTTTAAGTGATTAAAAAGATTGGGAAATTGAGGGATTGAGGAATTGAGGGATTGAAGAACGAAGAATCCAGATCCACCAGATACGAGCCAGGCAGGCGCCTGGCGGTCCCGGGGGAGGAAAGACGCTGTGCGGGAAGGCTGTACCTGGTCTGTCCATTGTAGGGGCGTGTGGCGCACGCCCTTCCGGCCGCCTCCAAATCGGGATCGGGATCGAAATCGATTTTTGCGTTATCTGGTATCAGATACCGCTTAGGTTTTACGTTTTAAGTGTTAAGTGATTATGAAAATTGAGGTAGGATGAGAAGGCTGGACCACCTGACGAGCTATAGCTTAGAGCTATGCTCACCAAAACAACGCAGTCATATGCTGCAAACCAGGAGGCCCAGCCATGAAGTGCCATTTAGCAAATCATACCATCGGTGTCGATCTCGGTGACAAGCAGAACGTCGTATGCGTGTTGGACTGGAACGGGGACATTGCCACCACCTTTAAGGTGACCAATACCAAGACTGCGATGCGTAAACGGTTTGCTGCCTACTCAGGAGCCTTTGTTGCCATTGAGGCGGGGACACACTCTGCCTGGATTAGCCGCCTGCTCAAAGAGCTTGGTTGCGCAGTTGTCGTTGGCAACCCTCGCAAACTCCGCTGCATTTGGCAGGAGCCGATCAAAACAGACTTTCGCGACGCTGAGATGTTGGCCCGGGTGGCCAAGATGGATCCCAAACTCTTGCGCCCCATTGAGCACCGAAGCGCAGATGCACAAGCCAGGCTGGCCATACTGCAAGCCCGCGATGCGCTGGTAAAAAGCAGGACCTCTCTTATCAACCACGTTCGAGGGACCGTAAAATGCGCCGGGGAACGCCTGCCGAAATGCAGCGCCGCCAGCTTCCACAAAAAAGCACCGGAGCATATCCCCAGTGAACTCAAAGCAGCCCTGCTGCCGTTGATAGAACAAATTGCCAATTTCACTGAAGGGATAAAAAAATACGAGCACGAAGTGACACACCTCAGCCGCACCCACTACCCTGAGACAGAAGTGTTGCGACAAGTCCCCGGCGTTGGGCCGATCACAGCCTTGGCGTTCGTTTTGACGCTCGAAGATAAGGACCGTTTCACCAAGAGCCGAGATGTAGGGCCATTTCTAGGCTTGGTTCCCAAAAGGGACCAATCCGGGGATACCGACAAGCAGCTACGCATCACGAAATGCGGTAACTCCCAGTTGCGCACCTTGCTGGTCAATGTCGCTCACTACATCCTGGGCCCATTTGGGGCTGATAGTGAGCTGCGACGATTCGGGCAGCGCATTGCCGCGAGAGGGGGCACGATCGCCAAGAAACGGGCTGTGGTAGCTGTGGCGCGCAAACTGGCGGTTTTGCTCCACCGACTGTGGGTGACGGGGGAGGAGTATCACCCATTTTATTGCCACAAGGATTCCACCGTCGAAGCTGCATAACGCTTCACCACGTAGAAATAAATTTTCCAGGGGGCCCAGCAACGGCCTCGTGGTCAACCACCGCTAGCACCAAATAAAGTCTCATTCGGAAGACTGCGGCAAATTCCTAGGCCTCTTTGCTTGCCGGCAAAACCACACAAGGCCGCAATTGAGGTGGCAGCTTCCACCAAGCGAATAGTACTGAGACACCGGATCAAATGGCAACGATCCTCGAAGAGTGCGTATGGAAGTGCGACTTGCTTGGGACTATAGGGCAATACGGTGGTCCGCCACGTCGGACGTTGACATGCCTTCTCATGGAAGGAATTGGGGA
The sequence above is drawn from the Desulfohalobium retbaense DSM 5692 genome and encodes:
- a CDS encoding IS110 family transposase is translated as MKCHLANHTIGVDLGDKQNVVCVLDWNGDIATTFKVTNTKTAMRKRFAAYSGAFVAIEAGTHSAWISRLLKELGCAVVVGNPRKLRCIWQEPIKTDFRDAEMLARVAKMDPKLLRPIEHRSADAQARLAILQARDALVKSRTSLINHVRGTVKCAGERLPKCSAASFHKKAPEHIPSELKAALLPLIEQIANFTEGIKKYEHEVTHLSRTHYPETEVLRQVPGVGPITALAFVLTLEDKDRFTKSRDVGPFLGLVPKRDQSGDTDKQLRITKCGNSQLRTLLVNVAHYILGPFGADSELRRFGQRIAARGGTIAKKRAVVAVARKLAVLLHRLWVTGEEYHPFYCHKDSTVEAA